From the Pongo pygmaeus isolate AG05252 chromosome X, NHGRI_mPonPyg2-v2.0_pri, whole genome shotgun sequence genome, one window contains:
- the LOC129024424 gene encoding variable charge X-linked protein-like, translating into MSPKPRASGPPAEAKETQKRKSSQPSPSGPKKKTTEVAEKGKAARRGRRGKKRAAKKMAAVTAPEAGSGAAAPGPSDQPSQELPQHELPPEEPVSEGSQHDPLSQETQLEELPSVWTAEYSPISLSSD; encoded by the exons ATGAGTCCAAAGCCGAGAGCCTCGGGACCTCCCGCCGAGGCCAAGGAGACACAAAAGAGGAAGTCCTCTCAGCCGAGCCCCAGTGGCCCGAAGAAGAAG ACTACCGAGGTGGCCGAGAAGGGAAAAGCCGCTCGTAGAGGGAGACGCGGAAAGAAAAGGGCTGCGAAAAAGATGGCGGCTGTGACGGCACCTGAGGCGGGGAGCGGAGCAGCGGCACCCGGCCCCAGTGACCAGCCCAGCCAGGAGCTCCCTCAGCACGAGCTGCCACCGGAGGAGCCAGTGAGCGAGGGGTCCCAGCACGACCCACTGAGTCAGGAGACCCAGCTGGAAGAACTACCCAGTGTGTGGACGGCCGAGTACTCCCCTATATCCCTGAGCAGCGACTAA
- the LOC134102852 gene encoding variable charge X-linked protein-like has translation MSPKPRASGPPAEAKETQKRKSSQPSPSGPKKKTTQVAEKGKAARRGRRGKKRAAKKMVAVTAPEAGSGAAAPGPRDQPSQELPQHELPPEEPVSEGSQHDPLSQETQLEELPSVWTAEYSPISPSSD, from the exons ATGAGTCCAAAGCCGAGAGCCTCGGGACCTCCCGCCGAGGCCAAGGAGACACAAAAGAGGAAGTCCTCTCAGCCGAGCCCCAGTGGCCCGAAGAAGAAG ACTACCCAGGTGGCCGAGAAGGGAAAAGCCGCTCGTAGAGGGAGACGCGGAAAGAAAAGGGCTGCGAAAAAGATGGTGGCTGTGACGGCACCTGAGGCGGGGAGCGGAGCAGCGGCACCCGGCCCCCGTGACCAGCCCAGCCAGGAGCTCCCTCAGCACGAGCTGCCACCGGAGGAGCCAGTGAGCGAGGGGTCCCAGCACGACCCACTGAGTCAGGAGACCCAGCTGGAAGAACTACCCAGTGTGTGGACGGCCGAGTACTCCCCTATATCCCCGAGCAGCGACTAA